The DNA region GCTTTTCGGCTTCTGCCCGCACGCCACCTTCCCCAAAAATATGCGCCTCATGTCCGCATTTGGGGCAGTGATAGGAGGCCATGTTCTCGATTAACCCCAGCACCGGGGTTTTCAACGTCTCAAACATGTTGAGCGCCTTGCGCGCATCCAGCAGCGCCACGTCTTGGGGTGTTGAGACAACAATCGCGCCAGTCACCTCGGATTTCTGGCACAACGTCATCGCCACATCCCCTGTGCCCGGCGGCAGATCGACGAGCAACACGTCAAGCTCTCCCCACTCCACCTGCGTCAACATCTGTTGCAGCGCGCCCATCAGCATCGGCCCGCGCCAGACCACGGCCTTCTCAGCCGGCAGCATGAAGCCGATGGACATCAGCGTGACGCCGTGGCCATGCAAGGGAATGATCGTCTTGCCATCGGGCGAGGCGGGGCGTTTGTTCACCCCCATCATACGCGGCACCGATGGCCCATAGATGTCCGCATCCAGAAGACCGACCTTGCGCCCCTGCCGCGCCAGGGCCACGGCGAGGTTTGTCGACACGGTCGATTTGCCCACGCCCCCTTTGCCCGAACCGATCCCGATGATCCGCGCCACGCCCTTGGGCCGCATCGGTCCCTCCTGCGGCTTCATATGACCACCTACCGACAGCGTCGGCGGCGGACCCTTGGGCGCTGCGGGGGCGGACGGCTTGTCACTATGGGCCGTCAGGGCGACGGAGACGGAGGTTACACCGTCCATTTTGCCGACAAATTCCTGCACCCCATCCCGCAGGCCCGCCATTTGCTGCGCAATCTCGGGCGATGGGGCCTCGATTATGAAGCTGACCTTGCCATCTGCCACCATAAGCGCGCGGATCATGTCACGGCTGACAAGGTCTCCGCCGTCGGGCAGACCGATCTTGGACAGGGCATCGAGGATCGTTTCGCGGGTCTGAGCCATGGGGCGCATCCTTCATAGGGGCAGCGTTTCCTTTCACATAGGATGGTTTGCGCGGACGCGCACCCCCACAACCGCCATTCCTATTGCGCCTAATGCGCCCGCGATCGCGAGGGCCCCACCGATACCGATCACATCCGCCGCAGCTCCGATCCCCATGGCGCCCACCGCGACAGTGCCGAAGCCCACGACGACCCACAGGCTCATTACCCGGCCCCGGAACGTATCAGGCAGGTCGGACTGGATCGCCGCCTGCAAACTGACCCCGCACCAGGTGGACGTCAGGCCGGTCACGGCAACCGCTATCAACACAAGGGGCCAGGTTGGCGCGAGGCCCATCGCGATCACGGCCCCCTGCCCTGCAAAGCTCGCCACCCAAACGGCAAGCGGGATGCGCGCACCGACGGCCGCAACTCCTACGGCTTTCAAAAGCGCGGAGGTCAAGGCTCCGACACCCGCCGCCGCCGTCAGATACCCCAGGCCCGCCGCCCCACGCCCAAATCCGCCATCGGCCAGCACCGGCAAGATTTCCAGCGCACCGCGCGCGGTGGTGGCGAAGACGAGCGTGATCAACAGAGCCTGGCGGATCAGCGGGGTCGAGGCGCCATATCGAAATCCCTCGACCATATCGGTCAGGAAGGGCGCGGGGGACCGGTGCGGTAAGGCGCGCGGATGCAGCGCGGGCAAGATCAGCAGCATCGGCACATAGCATAGCGCCGCGACCCACAGCGCCACGGCACCGCCCGCGGTCGCAATGATCCAACCCGCAAGAACCGGCGCGATCAGGCGCGCGATATTAAAGTTCAGCGCTGTGATCGCCACGACATGCTGCACCATGTCGGAGGCCACGAGCCGGGGGCCAAGGGACATGCGGATCGGGTGATGCGCGGCGGAAATAAGGCCAATGCTGAGGGCGGCGATGGCAAGGCCCGTGGCTCCGACATCGCTTGCCAGAAGAGCCAGGACAGCGATGACCAATGCCATCAACCCGTTGGTCACAAACGCCGCGCGGCGGATGTCGACGCGGTCTGTCATGACGCCAAAGAACGGACCCAGAAAGAGGGTCGGCACAAGGCTGAGGGCGGCGACCAATCCCACGGCAGAGGCCTGGCCTGTCCGCTCCCACGCGAGCCAGCCCAACGTGACCCGCTGGATCCAGATCGCCTGCACCGCAAAGAAAACTCCACCGAAGAACAGCTTGAATTGACGGTCAGCGAAGGCGCCTCCTGCGATTTTCATGGGATTAACCCTAGGGAAAGTAACGAAAATGTGTCATGCGCACGCTGCATAGCAGCATTTCCGTATCGTCCATTGTGCATGTGCAGCATTCGCTTATCTTCAGTCACAACAGAACGGTAACAAAGAACCACCCGGGCCGAAGGACGGACAGAACTCTCCTCGCCCAAACGATGAAATTGAGGATTACCATGGCCTATATCACAGGCAACCGCACATACACCACGCCCCTCCTTCAACGCGTCGTCGCGATCCGCGATACCGCGATCCAAGCTTACACCAACTGGCGCGTGTACCGGAACACTCTGAACGAGCTGCAGGACCTTTCAGCCCGCGAGATGGCTGATCTGGGGATCAACCCCTCGATGATCCAGCGCATCGCTCTGGAAGCAGCTTACGGCAAACAGGCCTGAGCGACACACGACATACCGGCCCCCGTCCTCCCACGGGGTATCCGGGCCAGCGGGCTGCGCTCTACCCTCCCTTGGGCGCGCCCGCCTCTCCATACCGGTCCTAAGTCGGGCCAGATATCCGGCCTTCTTCCTCCCATTGAGGCCGTGATCAGCGGAACCGCTCCTCCTCCTCCCTTCGGAGCGGTGCCACACGACAGACCGCGCCTTTCCTCCCATCGGATCGGTCTGGATCATACGGCAAGCGTTCTCTCCTCCCTTGGACGTGCGCCATACGACGGCCCTGCCCTTTCCTCCCATTGGGCGGGCCAGATTTCGGCGGTGATGATGTCTTCCTCCCAGAACATCGTCACCGCCTTTTTTCTATCACAATGTCAGGCGCGCGTGTCTTTGGGTGAGCCCATGACAACAAAGGTTGTGATGGTGGCCACCTGCGGCAATGCCCCCAGAACGTCCGTATGGAACCGCTTGTAGGCCACCAGATCCGCCACTTCGACGCGCAGCAGATATTCGACCGTTCCGGTGATGTTATGGCATTCCACGACCTCGGGCGCGCGGGCAACTGCGACCTCGAACGCCTCTTGCGCGGCCTTCGTGTGGAGACCCAAACCCACTGTAATATAAGCAATGAACCCAACCCCCATGGCGACCGGATCAAGAACGGCGCGGTAGCCAGAGATCACACCCGCTGCCTCCAGGGCCTGCACCCGGCGCAACGTGGCCGACGGCGAAAGCGCAACACGCTCGGCCAGATCAAGGTTCGATATCCGTCCATCTCGTGATAGTTCACGCAATATATAGCGGTCTTTTTGATCAATCTTCGTCATTTGTTGTGTATTCTATGCCATGTTCGCCAACTTCGCAATTTCATTCGCCGCACTCCTTTCTAAAGTTGCGTCATGACTTATGAACTCTTTACCGGCCTTGCGCTGTTTGCCTTCGCCTCCTCCATCACGCCGGGGCCCAACAACATCATGCTCATGGCCTCTGGCGTGAACTTCGGGTTGCGGCGGACGTTGCCGCACATGCTGGGGGTGTCGCTGGGGCATGGCGCGATGACGCTGATCCTGGGGCTGGGGCTGGTGCAGATTTTCGATCTGATCCCCTGGCTGCGCACCGCTTTGACGGTTGTTTCCGTGGCCTACCTTCTGTGGCTGGCATGGAAAGTGGCCAACGCGGCCCCGCCTGCGGACGCGAAAGAGGGCACGAAGCCGCTGACATTCCTGCAAGCGGCGGGTTTTCAGTGGGTGAACCCCAAAGCGATCTACATGTCGATCTATGCGCAGACCAACTACGCCCCTGACGGCGCGGGTTGGGGTGGCGCGGTTGCGGTCGCGCTGGTATTTTCGCTGGTGAATCTGCCGTCCGTCGCGACCTGGGTCTGGGGCGGCACACAGGTCCGGCGCTGGCTTGACGGGCCCGGACGCCTGACCACATTCAACTGGACGATGGCCGCCCTGCTGGTCCTCTCGCTCTACCCAATGGTGCTGTCGGCAGATTAGGGCCTGACCGCGACACCGCTGGAAAAGCGCGGGATGAGGGCGATGGGGTCCAGCTCCTCGTCCCAGACCCCGTCCCGGAACACATGCTGCCTGAGCTGGCCGGGCGTGTCGGGATCAACAGTGTATTGGAAGCAGAATTCGCGGGGCGCGTCTTCGCGCAATTCGTCCCGACGGGCGGGCAAATCGTCGTCGGGCAGTGGGGTCAGACCTTCCAGGTTGAACGGAAACCGATACCCTTCGGACTGCCACATCGCCCGCAGGCCCTGGTCTTCAAATGGAATGCAGAGCGCGTCACCGCGCCAATCGATCCGATACTCAGCGATTTCCATCGGGAAATCCCAAGTGGCGGAGGCTGTGATCAGAATCGCGTGATCCTCGTTCTGCTCGGTATAGAGCTCGGCCCATGCGCAGGACACGCGCGTATCGGGGTAGTAGCAAAAGACCGACGCATCCATATGCGCCACGACCTCATCGCGGGTCAGGAAATCCTGGGCGATGACCTGCGATGCAAGAAACGGCAGCATGGCCAGGGCGGTCAAGGGGCGCAACATAGATGTCTCCGCGTCAGATCAAGGGCTTGAACGGCAACCCTAGTGTGCGCACGGGGTTTGGTCGAGAGGTGATCAGAAGGGAACCTCTCCCCCCTCTTCTCCCGCCGCCACAAGGAACCGGCCCACGACATGCTTGCTACCGGCCTTGTCGAATTCGATCCCCAGTTTGTCACCTTCGACGGACACGACCTCTCCATAACCGAACTTCTGGTGGAAGACGCGATCGCCCACCGTAAAGGCACTGATCGCCTCGGCATCGATGGTCATGGCTTTGGCTTCCGACGGCTGGCGGGTGCCGTATTGGCCCTGGCGTGCTTGCAGGCGCCTCCAGCCCGGCGAGTTATAGACGTCGGCGCTGGCCGCCTTTTCGTGGAGATTGGAGCCTGCCATCTCCCGCTCGACCGGGCTGGCGGTGGCACTGACGGACCCCTGGTGCCCGTAAAGCCCCGGGGGCGTCAGAACCTCCACGTGATCTTCGGGCAATTCGTCGATGAAGCGCGACGGCATCTGGGACTGCCATTGACCATAAACGCGTCGGTTGCCCGCAAAGGAGATCGTGCAAACCTCTTCCGCCCGCGTGATGCCGACGTAGGCCAGGCGGCGTTCTTCTTCCAGGCCAGCCTGACCCGACTCGTCCATCGAGCGTTGGGACGGAAACAGCCCGTCTTCCCACCCGGGTAGGAACACGGCGGGAAACTCCAACCCCTTGGCGGCGTGCAGCGTCATCAACGTCACCTTCGGCTCCTGATCGTCCTGCTCATTGTCCATGATCAGGCTGACATGTTCGAGAAATCCTTGCAGGTTCTCGAAATTCTCCAGGGCTTTGACCAGTTCCTTGAGGTTCTCCAACCGGCCCGGCCCCTCTGGGGTCTTGTCGTTTTGCCAATGCGAAGTGTAGCCGGATTCATCGAGGATGATTTCAGCCAGCTCGATGTGGGATATTTTGGGCACCTCGGAAGGATCCGCATCCTCTTCGATCAGATCATCGGAAGGCCCTGCTGCGCGCAAGGCCCCGGTCAACTGAATGCGCCACCGGGCCAACCCGTCCACCAGCGTGCGAAGCTCCCGCCCGCCTTTTCCTCCAATCGCCTGCGTCTCGACGCAAAGCCGCGCACCCTCCAGAAGGCTGACGCCGTTGGACCGCGCCATGCGCTGGATGGTCTGCTGCGCCTTGTCGCCAAGGCCGCGCTTGGGGGTATTCACGATCCGCTCAAACGCCAGATCGTCATCGGGGGAGACGACGACGCGGAAATACGCCATGGCGTCGCGGATCTCCATCCGCTCGTAAAAGCGCGGGCCTCCGATGACGCGATACGGCAGGCCGATGGTCAGAAACCGGTCCTCAAAGGCGCGCATCTGGTGAGAGGCGCGGACCAGAATGGCGATGGAATTGGGCCCGATAGGCTCCATGCCGCGGGTGCCTTTGCCCATGGCCTCAATCTCTTCCCCGATCCAGCGGGCCTCTTCATCACCGTCCCAATGGCCGATGAGGCGCACCTTCTCGCCGTCCTCCCCATCCGTCCAAAGCGTCTTGCCAAGCCGCCCCGTGTTGCCCGCAATCACGCCAGATGCGGCGGCCAGGATATGCCCGGTGGAGCGATAATTCTGCTCCAACCGCACCACATGGGCGCCGGGGAAGTCCTTCTCAAACCGCAGGATGTTTCCCACCTCGGCCCCACGCCAGCCGTAGATGGACTGGTCATCATCACCCACACAGCAGATGTTCTTGTGACCCGCCGCCAGAAGCCGCAGCCAGAGATACTGCGCCACGTTCGTGTCTTGATACTCGTCGACCAAAATGTAGCGAAACCAGCGCTGGTACTGTTGCAGCAGGTCATCATTATCCTGAAAAATCTGTATGACATGAAGCAGCAGATCGCCAAAATCGCAGGCATTCAAAGCCTTCAGGCGCGCCTGGTATTGAGCGTACAGTTTCACACCCTGATGGTTGAAGGCCCCGTGATCGGCACTTGGCACCTTGTCGGGCGTCAGCGCGCGGTTCTTCCAGCCGTCGATAATTGACCCCAGCGCACGGGCGGGCCAGCGCTTATCATCAATCTCTTCTGCGATGATCAGTTGCTTCATCAGCCGGGTCTGGTCATCGGTATCGAGGATGGTGAAGTTGGACTTGAGCCCCGCCAGTTCAGCATGGCGGCGCAGCAGTTTCACGCAGATCGCATGGAAGGTGCCAAGCCACGGCATCCCCTCCGCCGGTTGACCAAGCAGATGCCCAACTCGCGTCTTCATCTCTCTCGCGGCCTTGTTGGTGAAGGTGACGGCCAGGATCTCATTGGGGCGCGCCGTGCCGGTGGACATGAGATGCGCGATCCGCGCCGTGAGCGCCCGGGTCTTGCCGGTGCCCGCGCCCGCCAGCATCAGCACTGGGCCGTCCAACTGGTTAACAGCGGCGATCTGCGCCGGGTTCAGGCCATCCATATAGGGCTGCGGTCGCGCGGCCATGGCCCGGGATGCGAGGGAAGAGGTCGCGGCAGCCTCAAAGGCATCGGAATCGTCGAATTGGCTCATAGCCGTAAAGATAGAGCGACGGACGCTTGAGGGGAAGGTATGTTCGCAGATTGTTCCTGCAATGCGGAGTTTGCGAATGGGGGCCAGCCCGACGCGCCGCATTTGCGTGGGCCAAGATGAAGGAAACATGCATATTTTTACAGGAATTCGATTGAGTTGCCGCCAGTTGCGCGATTGGGTGGGCCCATGGATTTGCACAGCCGATACCCCGCGTTGGCGGATCTTCGCGCGCGCGCAAGGCGGCGAATTCCGCATTTTGTGTGGGAATACCTGGACTCTGCAACCGGTCTGGAGGCTGGGGCAGCTCGCAATCGCGCCGCGTTGGAGGCCGTGTTGTTCCGACCGGCCGCACTGTTGGGCGAGGTATCGCCGGATCTTGGATGTACGTTTCTGGGGCGCGACTATCCGGTCCCGTTCGGGATCGCACCACTGGGCATGTCTGGGCTCATCTGGCCCGGAGCGGAGCGATTTCTGGCCCGCCATAGCGCGCAGACTGGCATCCCCTATGGCTTGTCGACGGTCGCGACCGTGCTGCCAGAGACGTTGGCAGCGGATATCGGCGATCAGGGATGGTTTCAGATGTATCCGCCGAAATCACCGGAGGTGCGCGACGATATGCTGGCCCGCGCCAGGGCAGCGGGCTTTCATACCTTGGTTTTGACGGTGGATGTGCCCGCCGCCTCTCGCAGAGAGCGGCAAACGCGGGGCGGATTGGTGCAGCCCCCACGCCTGACGCCGCGCCTATTGGCGCAGGTCGCGACATGTCCCACCTGGGCGCGGGGGATCGCGGACACCGGGATGCCAAGGATGCGGTTGATGGACAGCTATGCCGAAGATCTGGCCGTCAATCTGACAGGCGGCCCCCTGCCCTCGACCGCCCATGTCGGCTACCTGCTGCGCGCCGCACCCGATTGGGAATACGTCGCCGCATTGAGGGACCGGTGGGAGAGTGCGTTCGTCCTGAAAGGCGTGTGCGAGCCGGACGTCGCCGCACGGGCGCAGCAGGAGGGTGTGGATGCCATCTGGGTCTCAACCCATGCGGGGCGGCAGTTTGACGGCGCTCCGGGTGCCGCGGCGATGTTGCCGGGGATCCGGGCCGCGACGGACCTGCCCATTGTGTTCGACAGCGGTGTGGAAGGCGGGCTGGATGTGCTGCGCGCGTTGGCGCTGGGGGCGGATTTCGTCATGATGGGCCGCGCCTGGCACTACGCTCTGGGT from Jannaschia sp. CCS1 includes:
- a CDS encoding Mrp/NBP35 family ATP-binding protein; translated protein: MAQTRETILDALSKIGLPDGGDLVSRDMIRALMVADGKVSFIIEAPSPEIAQQMAGLRDGVQEFVGKMDGVTSVSVALTAHSDKPSAPAAPKGPPPTLSVGGHMKPQEGPMRPKGVARIIGIGSGKGGVGKSTVSTNLAVALARQGRKVGLLDADIYGPSVPRMMGVNKRPASPDGKTIIPLHGHGVTLMSIGFMLPAEKAVVWRGPMLMGALQQMLTQVEWGELDVLLVDLPPGTGDVAMTLCQKSEVTGAIVVSTPQDVALLDARKALNMFETLKTPVLGLIENMASYHCPKCGHEAHIFGEGGVRAEAEKLDLPFLGALPIDLDTRIAGDEGNPIAVGDSPMAEAYAVLARRFIDGGMA
- a CDS encoding MFS transporter, whose product is MKIAGGAFADRQFKLFFGGVFFAVQAIWIQRVTLGWLAWERTGQASAVGLVAALSLVPTLFLGPFFGVMTDRVDIRRAAFVTNGLMALVIAVLALLASDVGATGLAIAALSIGLISAAHHPIRMSLGPRLVASDMVQHVVAITALNFNIARLIAPVLAGWIIATAGGAVALWVAALCYVPMLLILPALHPRALPHRSPAPFLTDMVEGFRYGASTPLIRQALLITLVFATTARGALEILPVLADGGFGRGAAGLGYLTAAAGVGALTSALLKAVGVAAVGARIPLAVWVASFAGQGAVIAMGLAPTWPLVLIAVAVTGLTSTWCGVSLQAAIQSDLPDTFRGRVMSLWVVVGFGTVAVGAMGIGAAADVIGIGGALAIAGALGAIGMAVVGVRVRANHPM
- a CDS encoding DUF1127 domain-containing protein codes for the protein MAYITGNRTYTTPLLQRVVAIRDTAIQAYTNWRVYRNTLNELQDLSAREMADLGINPSMIQRIALEAAYGKQA
- a CDS encoding Lrp/AsnC family transcriptional regulator: MTKIDQKDRYILRELSRDGRISNLDLAERVALSPSATLRRVQALEAAGVISGYRAVLDPVAMGVGFIAYITVGLGLHTKAAQEAFEVAVARAPEVVECHNITGTVEYLLRVEVADLVAYKRFHTDVLGALPQVATITTFVVMGSPKDTRA
- a CDS encoding LysE family translocator encodes the protein MTYELFTGLALFAFASSITPGPNNIMLMASGVNFGLRRTLPHMLGVSLGHGAMTLILGLGLVQIFDLIPWLRTALTVVSVAYLLWLAWKVANAAPPADAKEGTKPLTFLQAAGFQWVNPKAIYMSIYAQTNYAPDGAGWGGAVAVALVFSLVNLPSVATWVWGGTQVRRWLDGPGRLTTFNWTMAALLVLSLYPMVLSAD
- a CDS encoding ATP-dependent helicase; its protein translation is MSQFDDSDAFEAAATSSLASRAMAARPQPYMDGLNPAQIAAVNQLDGPVLMLAGAGTGKTRALTARIAHLMSTGTARPNEILAVTFTNKAAREMKTRVGHLLGQPAEGMPWLGTFHAICVKLLRRHAELAGLKSNFTILDTDDQTRLMKQLIIAEEIDDKRWPARALGSIIDGWKNRALTPDKVPSADHGAFNHQGVKLYAQYQARLKALNACDFGDLLLHVIQIFQDNDDLLQQYQRWFRYILVDEYQDTNVAQYLWLRLLAAGHKNICCVGDDDQSIYGWRGAEVGNILRFEKDFPGAHVVRLEQNYRSTGHILAAASGVIAGNTGRLGKTLWTDGEDGEKVRLIGHWDGDEEARWIGEEIEAMGKGTRGMEPIGPNSIAILVRASHQMRAFEDRFLTIGLPYRVIGGPRFYERMEIRDAMAYFRVVVSPDDDLAFERIVNTPKRGLGDKAQQTIQRMARSNGVSLLEGARLCVETQAIGGKGGRELRTLVDGLARWRIQLTGALRAAGPSDDLIEEDADPSEVPKISHIELAEIILDESGYTSHWQNDKTPEGPGRLENLKELVKALENFENLQGFLEHVSLIMDNEQDDQEPKVTLMTLHAAKGLEFPAVFLPGWEDGLFPSQRSMDESGQAGLEEERRLAYVGITRAEEVCTISFAGNRRVYGQWQSQMPSRFIDELPEDHVEVLTPPGLYGHQGSVSATASPVEREMAGSNLHEKAASADVYNSPGWRRLQARQGQYGTRQPSEAKAMTIDAEAISAFTVGDRVFHQKFGYGEVVSVEGDKLGIEFDKAGSKHVVGRFLVAAGEEGGEVPF
- a CDS encoding alpha-hydroxy acid oxidase, with amino-acid sequence MDLHSRYPALADLRARARRRIPHFVWEYLDSATGLEAGAARNRAALEAVLFRPAALLGEVSPDLGCTFLGRDYPVPFGIAPLGMSGLIWPGAERFLARHSAQTGIPYGLSTVATVLPETLAADIGDQGWFQMYPPKSPEVRDDMLARARAAGFHTLVLTVDVPAASRRERQTRGGLVQPPRLTPRLLAQVATCPTWARGIADTGMPRMRLMDSYAEDLAVNLTGGPLPSTAHVGYLLRAAPDWEYVAALRDRWESAFVLKGVCEPDVAARAQQEGVDAIWVSTHAGRQFDGAPGAAAMLPGIRAATDLPIVFDSGVEGGLDVLRALALGADFVMMGRAWHYALGALGAEGPAHWHDVLVRDMASNMAQIGARTLADLPGRLVRD